From Nerophis ophidion isolate RoL-2023_Sa linkage group LG15, RoL_Noph_v1.0, whole genome shotgun sequence, one genomic window encodes:
- the crhb gene encoding corticotropin releasing hormone b — translation MKLNFFGTIVILLVAFLPRYECRAVESPGGVLRIPAAQSPNSQQQQQQQQQHRSPSGPILERLGEEYFLRLGSGDSNSLPPSSMYPLGAGGLLNRALQLQLTRRLLQGRVGNMRAFVGGLADRKEDGSYDSRERGRRSEDPPISLDLTFHLLREMMEMSRAEQIAQQAQNNRRMMELFGK, via the coding sequence ATGAAGCTCAATTTCTTTGGTACCATTGTGATTCTGCTCGTTGCCTTCCTGCCGCGCTACGAATGTCGGGCTGTTGAGAGCCCCGGCGGAGTTCTGCGCATCCCCGCTGCCCAAAGCCCAAActcccagcagcagcagcagcagcaacagcagcaccgGTCGCCCTCGGGTCCCATCCTGGAGCGCCTGGGCGAGGAGTACTTCCTCCGGCTGGGCAGCGGGGACTCAAACTCTCTCCCCCCGTCGTCCATGTACCCCCTGGGCGCAGGTGGCCTCCTCAACAGGGCGCTGCAGCTCCAGCTGACTCGGCGGCTTTTGCAAGGCAGAGTTGGCAACATGCGCGCGTTCGTCGGCGGCTTGGCGGACCGCAAGGAAGACGGTTCCTACGACTCGAGGGAGCGGGGACGCAGGTCCGAAGACCCGCCCATCTCCCTGGACCTCACCTTCCACCTGCTGCGGGAGATGATGGAGATGTCCAGGGCGGAGCAGATCGCGCAGCAGGctcaaaacaacagaagaatgatGGAGCTCTTCGGGAAGTGA